The segment ACCAGCATATGAGATTTCCAAAGAAGAGAAATCGTTCGTATTGTTTTCTGTCTTTGTACAACTTTTATCTACAAATCATACCAACAAAAATgagctttaaaattttttattattaaaaataattatttaaattcataattaacatgaattatattcataaaacaattaagtaattttttatgttaggTGTTAAtgttagttatttaaattaccataCATCAGTTCCGATGAATAAGCATTCTTTCATAATTCTGGTTAGATATTACACATAATTGTTCTAGATTAATACTCCAcgaaggaaaaatatttaggggactttattaaaaaaatatcagttataattaaataaggaGGACCACTAGTGTGACCGCCTGAAAAATAGATCATTTTTGGAGATctttttaaagaaaactacTGTATGGAATGTTTCAATGTTTTAAGGATATATTTGTGGATATATAAAGAATACAAGgaatgaattgaccgattttgatggttgcggcggcaatcggcgtattttattgagttctagagctgattagattttgaagttgatcgtataagtcgtttctgagaaatcaataaaaaactaaaataaaaaaaaatttttaattcttattctttgtataacttgtaaactacatgaccgatttaccccaaaatctaatcaagactaagttttggtgagctctttcgatcgccaccaagtacgttcaaatcggttcatccgttccaaagatatcgtcggacaaaaaaaagttcacacacacacacacacacacacacacacacacacacacacacacacacacacacacacacacacacggacgtccacccgggaatagtcagaatagtttcctaggacctcaaaacgtcgacatctgatgaaaactcgattttcgaaaatcggaccgaaaccaataacttcccttttttgaaaatttgcaattttcttagcgagaagttaaaaaagtccCCCCGCCCCCCATTGCTCGAGTGATAGCGATTTTCACAGtgcaggaaataaaaaaaacaaaaaatttattaaactcaaAGGTATTTCCCGTAACATTACCCtcgggctaagaaaaaaatgcaaaattaacaatatggcggggtttttataaaaagtttcaaatgctgcgcgaaaatttgatgatttttggtCTAAATTCCACAAGTATAcgataattattgaattcaattatttcttaaaaaaactGAGTAAAACTCatattaaatacaattttatacgtaatttgaaacaaaattatattcaattgaTCCTAAACATTCTTAAATCTTTATTATAATTCTGAAGCAGGCTTGAGAGTTTTAGAACTTTAGCTACAAGCGTCCTAATTTCTATCtacaaatcaatttcaaatttggatTGATCTTAGGACTAATTCATATTTGTGTCGAAATATGAATTCAATCTAAACTTaagatttaaattcattatgaactaaatttttttttttgcacgggAATGCCGAAATCGATTTGTGTCGCTGAATTCGAAGCATTTTGCGATATCGTAGTCGACAATTGCCAGTTGGTGaatgcaacaaaaatttatagagaaCCTAATAACCTGTAGCTATCGCGAGTGCACAGGGTTATTAACGAAGTGGCAAACGAATTGGCAAATGCCCTTGCGATTGATATGATGGCTACTACTGTCTGTCGAAGtattgtagaaaattataGACAAAACGCATTAAAGGTATCAGGACCTCCTGCTGAACCCCAAGTCAGTATTGCTCGTAGAGTTTATATCTAAGTTTTAATCTAGTTTAAATAGTGATAGAACCCACTACGAAAtgtgaatttttgttttttctgtatctgaaacgtaattttttttttttttttatttcgagaaaattattcaagaaaacattaataatatatattaaagtcatgatgtattataggATATAGTCTAGTACAATCCAAAAAGGTAATTTTTGCTCTGTCAAATAATAGAAGAATACTCGAACAAAATCGTAcagaaatttggaatataacacttctaGAATAtctttcttaccagggacactacaactggtaggcgcgatctcgcGGCGAGCATCAAACTACtctcgctgctgctgcctagcaccggtgactttccccttctccatatcgatcttttctcccaagacattttttctcttggcttaagcaacttatgttattttggtcggagaataaaaaaatatttgcgtgaaaagaataatacttgttccgagaaattttattttctttaactaaaaaaatgcaatattgctacaaaaaaataatgtatcttgctccaaaaaaaatatctcttactttacgaaatataaactcttaaaacaagtgaaaattttttaatttaagcataaaaatatgatgacgtgagaaaaaaaattttaattcaagataaaaatttgataataattaattacttggtgcaagtaaatatttatttttcgaatcaaaaataattttttgaatcaagaatattttcacATATTCTCACATATActacttcaaaaatatttactgataATTGAATAGAATTAGTATTTTCGTACATTTAGCTAATTGTCGTGAAACGgtctaaaatttcaatatctaAAATGTAAAACTTAGAATGAAAGTGATTTCATGGAATTGAaacacaaattttcaatttttaacctTTAATGAATGGTTGTCAAACtgcaaaagttaaaaaagtacatttttaattttctgaaacTTATTATtaacgattttttgaaatggaGTTTTACTATTTCtacattttaaatagtaaaagttCGTGATTGCTAAGGCATTGATGATACttaatatagaaattttaaaaattacagtgcAAGATGTAATAGTTCCATTTTCTACACTAAGGTTCATAATTGAATGCCCGCTCCGTAAATCTTCTCGAACCACTCaacaaattttcttatttgatACTTTTTTACACAACAGCTTacctgtaatttttacagttttaaagaggaataaatgatttttaaaaaaaagatctcTCTATGAGCAAaaggtaataattatttcacatTTTGTTGTGTTCGATTTGCATTTTCAAACTGTCAATATTGCTGCTTAATTTgcaactaattttttacaggataaaatttaaaaattacggtatgcattttaacttttgtattttttagtatgaCGGGCttgtttttacattttattctgTAACTAttccagtttttttttttccgtgtactttaATTAACACGCGCTCTATGTTaaagtttcattttaaaagtacttttgtttcaattgacatttttttgtgttaaaatcaactgATCCGACAACACAAAAGCTGtatgttaaattaacacacaaaaatgttaaatatttaacatgaaatttttaacatagactttttttcttgacacaaatataaaaaaaaatttttaccgtaTCGCAATGttgaaataatattgaaatttcctaaattttattattttgacaatttaattaatattcatatttaataattttattgtatgaGTATGCAAACAAATATAAGCTGCGTATTTATTCTATGAAAATGGAGTTcagaaaaattaagtttttattggttttccaatttatttttattattaatatcattattattcgtGGCATGTGTATTGACGTTGATGTCAATTTCTATATGATATCTCAAATTACAGTCAgcatgattttaaaaattatgtggCTTGACCGAGATTCAAACCCTGATCTTCCGCACGTTAAATCTATCATCTCTGTCGGATTTACGCCTCCTCGGGCAAGGATcaaacttttataaataacgaAAGTGATGCAAATGTGTAAAATTGTggatattgtaaaaaaaaaatataagagaaGGTGAGGTAAGGCGATcacttcgaaattttttaattgaaattttagcCCACTAGAACATCATATTTTATCGCagttaaaaatgatataactcaagaatataaatttaaatgtcactaaaaaaaaaatttatttttctaaaaattttggagTCGCCATCTTGTCCAATTGTCTTATATCATTTTACTATCAACTATTTTCTCTACGAATCATTCGTTCAAACATACACCTgtcataaaaacaaaaaaaaaatctgtctatcggttgaccctgcgggccagccctaaaactttgtcgagaatacattttcgagctcttcgagctcgaaaattcgctagtatgctgttgttttcgaaacaaacgtttttcaccattttttcttcaacgatatctctcaaacgaataaaccgattgagacggttgaggtggcaatcgacgcgtttttcaagttctaaagctgatcaaattttgaattcgatttattgagtcgtttttgagatatttcagaaaaaataaaaaaatttttttttctttaattctttcgataacggtttctcttgaatgaatgaaccgattttgatggttgaggtggcattcgatgcggcttataaagctctagagcccagtccattttgaaatcaatccatcgagcacattaaaagttatccaaaaaaaacatttttaaaaaaattttatttttggaatatctttGAACGAGTCCtaaccgatcaagctcaatttctcatagcttcaagatattgacaagccgcgtcgaatgacaccttaaagttcaaaatcgattcatccgttcaaaagatacaggtatttacatacgtacgtacgtacatacatacatacatacatacactcagacatcatcgtgaaatcagtcagaatagcttcctaggacctcaaaacgtcgacatctgatgaaaattcgattttcgtaaattggaccgaaaccaataacttcccgaatttttgaaaatttacaattttcttagcggaaagttaaaaacgctgtaataaaaatttataatttaaaaaaaacttttttcaggGCCTCACGTATTTAATCCTCTTTACATACATAACAAATGTAACATCAATACGTACAAATGGACGTACATTACCACCACGTCGTAACAACCGTCGAGCAATACCAAGTGAATTCCTGACACCACCCGCTCCACCGTTGCCTCTAAACCGACCACCGAATGCATTTAGGCACGGAAAATTATTGGGCTCTCAGCCGCCTAACAACGAGTCTCCAGGCTACTTTTCACGTTTAATGGGCTGGCTGAACCCTTTTGGAAGGGACCTGAAGCCTCCACCGCCCCAACAGGCTCCTCAGCGACCGCAGGGTAATGCAAATATTCAGGCGGGATTTCTTCTGCCTCCACCTCTGCCAAATACTTATGGGTCACCTCCGGTTCCTTCGGCTCCTGTACCTCAAGCTCCCTTAATACCTTCGTTACCTCCATTACCAGTTCACCCAGCCCAAGTACCTCAATATCAATCGTAAGttttctgataaaaaatatatacatattaaggAGGTTCGAGCGAATCTAATGAAACAAGTAATTTTAcaacttttcaattttaaacttGCTAGTCGCCacaaaggattttttttttactgaactATTATTGGAATTTGAATATGAGTCATCGTCTAgtttatcagaaaaatttttataaagacaCAGTTTTATAAGCTTTCTCATACATAAGTTTTTGTGGTAGAAGTGTTGATTTTAAAgagaagaaaatcaaaaataataaatattaacacaGTCGAATCCCATTAACTCGGACATTTAGTCTACGGAGGAACGGAAGTTTCCTGGAAATTCCGACTTATCGAATGCCACTTCTCCTTCAAAGAGTAAACTACAACGCATGCACTCTTACATCTTTATGTATGATgcttatatgtatgtatgatgaTATAAATATGACCGGACACATACAGATGTATAGCATCGGGTAGTAGACAGCGTAGCTCGTAGTGGGGTCAAGATTGAGGGGAAGCTCCAAGATAATGGAATTCGATTGTACTCACGATATATAATAATAGggttacaatattttatttacgtttaaattattaatgttaaacTTGTTTCATCATTTACGATTGATAATAGCGGAATACAACGAAAGTTAGCTACCAATTTTTGTTGTCAAACACTgaacagaaataataattaaatatattcatgactttttgtaattaaatacaaatgaattattaatttatatttatatctttgataataaaggaaattgaaaaattttttaaactaatttgaCTCATTAGCTTCGCTCGAGCtaccttaaatatttttgaggtaaacaaattaatttatgtgaataattttattaaagtccTTGTATATCTAGGCCAAACCATCAGCTACCCCAACCGCCATCGCCCCCAACAGCTCACACTTATTTGCCACCATTGAACACATTCAATGGAAGAAGTTGCGATCCTTGTAATACGTTACCTTGGATTCCCATTCATCAGAATGCTGATGCTAAACAGGCGCATGGTGAATCTTTGGGAAACTCAGGATACCAGAATGTTCAGTTCCCAACTAATTTACACATAACACCGTCTTTGGAAATCAAACAACCAGATTTTGGTTACGGTCCTCCACCAAATTTACAGCAGCCTCCTTTAATTTCACAACAGGGTCAATATTCTTCATCGTCTACTGGAGCAATTCAAAATCCTCACATGTATCCAGGAGCTGTTCCCCCGCTATTTAAAGCAACTGCTTTTGATGCACACCCGGCTGACTCAGGAGTCAATACGGAAGTGATTCCCTATGAATCTGCTTCTGATAATAATCAAGGGTCAAATCCCGGACCAGGACCAGGGTCAGCTTCAGGAAATGAAAGACAAAATCATGGACAAGAACTCAGTCAAGGACAAAACCAAGAACCTTCTGCACCATCAGGAAATGCACAGTACGTTGATGTCTTACCCCCTGGTGCGGAAGTATCAGGATCAGATTCATCTGCTTTTGACTCGGATTCAAATCATCAGATATCTGAAGTATCAGCAGCTGCTTCAGCCCAAATTGAAACTTCTGATAAACCCACTGCTCATAAGCCTCACGTTTATGAAACCGCATCAGGTCATATCATTCATGTGGAAGAGTCTCCAGTCATTGATTTGTCGCAAGATAATTCTCCAGATATTACATCTTCTTCGACAAGCTTAGAAGCTCCATTGATTCTTCAGAACGCAGACGGAACCTACGGAATTAACGCGTCCTGGCCTAATGGTGATTCATCCCGCATTGTTTGGCCTGAAACCCAAGTCAATCAAGACGCAGAATCTTCAGCTACTTCCGTAGAAGCTCATTCTGATAATTCAAATGTTTCTTCACTGTTACTTCAAGCCctcagaaataataatttaaattcaactgATTCTATAAATAGTAGCAATAGTAGTAGTAATagtgttaataaaaattatcaagcaGAAGCAACAACGGAGTCTTTACTCAAAGCAGTCATCAAATCTTACAATAATTTCGAGAAAGAAGTAAATGCTTTAGAACGTCCGCGTTTTATTAATCCTCGGGAGCTAAATCTTCAAGAGTCGACTGTTACTGTATTTAGTCAAGAATCGCAAGAATTTAACGCACCTAGACCAACTGACCGGCAATCTAATGCGAGAAAAAataaggtaattttttttttatggtctAAACAAAATTCTATGATTAGtctacataaattaatttttgtgtaggtacaaataataattcctTATACTTCTGATCATATGCCAACACCTTTTCACACTCACCGATCATCGAGcgaagaaaaaatatctagGAATCTAGGAAGATCGGTACTGCCGACAAATCATAATCCTGTTGATCAGGAATTTGAAGAAAACATAAaacaagaagaagaaaaagaaaaagaagaagacgTTGCAGATGTAAATactgaagaagaagaagaagaacaacaacaacaagaaGAGCAAGAGGAAGAATTGAATCTAGAGGAAGTAGAAgatttaaaagaattatttaatgactCATGGacgcaaaaaaaatcagaaggCTCAACTGTGAAGCCGACTACGAAAGCTAATACTTCGATTGATGTAATGAGACTGcagaaaaatattgacaattgGACAATACAGGTAATGCgattacttatttatataatgattatttaattaaacgtataattttattttgagttgATGTAAGTCGgggtgagaaaaatttttaggaagAAAGTACTGATTTTCCTCTTCGGtgtgaaactaaaatttacaatGGTTACAGTACTTTGAGATATTATCGTTGCCAATTTTACTGTGACCATAGTAACTTTTGATacatgtttatttaatttccgtTAGGTGGCCAACAGAGTACGGCTTTATTATGACACCATATAATTTCAAGCAGGAATAATTTCGCCATTTACATGGAGATaaatagggtagaggtaccatttgtggccactggtccatttttggacatttaatactttatattaattaatgaaaaagagtaaaataaaatttccattttaatagtCGGACAAAAGTGATTCtaaagacatttaaaaaattaattaccttaTTATGTCTTTtacgaattaatttatttaaattttttacgtatccaaaactggccctaaagtgaccaaaaacggtacctctactcTAATGGATGTTTTTCTtataatcacaaaaaaaaaattaccatgatattttaggaattttctTTCGTTACTTTGGAAAATTCTTAtccaaagaaaataaaaacccgggtcaaaaataaaacgatttaGACTCGGTTTACtaagtcgaaatttagagctgTTTATCACAAGACAcactcaacttttttttacggagatatgaaaaacattgagttttcgccttggtttagaatTAACTAGCTTACTTAGGtgcgatttaagacgaaaaagtcaaaattaaaatgaaagcgacttgatttagacttattcgacttaaattgtaagtcgaaaaagtcaaaactaagatgaaacgtgaaaaacaaattttatactAAACAATCCTGGTTGCTTCTGCGACTTGGTTGATCAAGTCtaaagtaaggcgaataaataactttttttcgacttggttcaGCAAGTAAAAAGTAAGAGGAATGACTGTCGTGCTTGAAGTAAAGACGAgtaagttcaaactaagatgaaaaaagttctaaaagttgacagaaattaaatttaagtcgaaaaagtcgagatcttatcaaaaaatcgtcggcaattCGATAACTCCAAAAGAGAATAaggtgaagcgagcctgaatcaagttttatttttgccCCGGGAagcctaaaaattattatttttaaacttttttgtacaTAAGTACAATTCCGATGTTGACATAGTAAAAAAGCTCTATAATAGCATAGGAATTTTTCATGGGTTACATGGTTATTTTTGCCATGTCAGCATAAGTATAATCCTTATAATAATGTAGGTATTTTCCCTATGTTTAGAATTGTTCCTAGgtcaaaaatagaaaaatattttaaaagtgaatcaataaaaattcactaaTTTAGAGTGACAATTGTACCACTAATTCGAAAAAGCGGTACGATCGACACTCTGAATCcatgaatattcactaattgctAGTGAATATTCACGGATTCACTTTTAAAGAGTATGCAGAAATGggaaaaataactatttatttttctccgtaTTCTGtgctctcttaaaatgaatcagtaaaaaataccacaaatcagtgaatattcactgcaaatcagtcccaagtatatcactaattcaatcagtgatatacttgggactatttatgcagtaaatattcactgattgaagtacttttcactgattcgtTTTAAGAGAGTGAAATATTTTGaggtgtaaataataaaattttcactactcgttatgttaaattataatagtttCGAAATATACACAATTGCGCGAGCACACAAGACACCAGCAGGCAGCAAGTCATCAAGTATTGTAATAGTTTAACATTTTATACCgtgaaaaatttcacaccatCGATTTTCACCAAGCTGACCGCGTAAAGACTACTTTTTACAGTACAGTTAtcggaaattatttttatcggtGTCTAGCTAATCATTTTTATGATTGAATGAAATTCCTGAATGCggagaaaattgtaaaaaaattaatattccaCAGTTTGTTTGTCAAAGATCCAAATCATAGGTATTAGAATAGCGATTTTCATCTCATCCGACTTATCAGAGATATTTGTTATGAActacatataaaaatttagggATCAGCTTCTATCtaacaattaatataattgGATTAAAGTTCTAGtatatgagaaaaattattatctggGAATTGTGCAAGCGTGAAAACGTAAGAGGTTGATGATGGTTAATAATGCGCGAGATGTCGCGGATGTGGGTTACTCTTACCGAAGGTGCTTGTGACCCCGCGAAAAAGCGAGTCGTGAGTTATTTTCTCATCCGCTTTTCTCCTTCTTAGGAATACTCACGTGGAACAACGGCCACCACATCAACACCAACTTATTCTCATCAATTACTTCAGTCCAAGAAAATTCCCGATGAATATTTAACCACCGAATCTTCAACTCCTGTCTCAGAATCTAGAGAGGTTGAGAAAGTCGGAAATGTTTTGGCGGCATTTAATTACAATGATTTGGAGCATGAGGGTTCTGCTAGCAGCCGCGTTGATTTTCCAAGTGTACAggtaatttattcaattaataaaataacaagtttataaataattattttaattatccaaTTTTATCTACAGGATGACGTGTCGTCAAATTCATTAGAGTCATCAGAGTCAAGTTCAATTTCAAGTGACATTAGTTTTAATTCTAATGAAGATGCATCTTGGGAACAACTTCCGGTCTCAATTTCACCGTTGAGTAATGAACGTGTATACGTTGTTACACCACAGACTGCAGTGAAACCCGTAGCTTTTAAtacaaatactaaaaataattcaattgaaattgaaaaaaataatactaagGAATCAATTAGCAATTCGACGGTACAATTTGAGTCAATTGAGAAATCGTATCAAGTATTACCACAAGCTGTCAATAATCTTGCTGTTGTGTCAACTGGACCTGCTACAGTACCGCTGTGGGGTATTATGGAGCATGAAGAGTACGCAGGTTTTAATAAAACTTCACCAAAAACTCTGATTTTATACTCAGGTCATTCCAAggtaactaaaatttttttttaacgctagtacttaattatttcgaattaataaaactttaaaataacatttaattaaaactagtTGGTTATTCTTACCAAtacaatgcaaaaaaattactttcaatttataataactcagaatatatatttttttctatcgacTTTTTGGCTGTGAAAAATATTctactcatttattttaaaaaactttttttttaatctcagcTGCATCTTTCCCGGCTTACggaaaagatataaaaatagaCGGAAagcttaattttatcaaaaaatatctaaatatatattttcaaaattttttttattctcagtACTTTTTATATTGAACTTAGACCCtgatagtaataattgaaACCGTCTAATCAaatggattaaaaaattacaaggtattgatttttgaaaaaaatcaccgggaaaaaataatttggattTACGGAGATCAATCTAACTTTTCATTATTTCGATCTGTGTCGATCTGCGTAGaccaaagttgaaaaaatcaaaattatcaaactccagaaattaaaatttttttttttcaaaaaagacTTCAAGATCTCCGGAAaaaatgagatttaaaaaatcgataaggtaaaagcccctatacccaCGCAGTACgattagtcgctcactttaactgtttaatttcaactaataaaattattactgatagataattatttgagaatctacatatattaaaatatgacgTATCAAATTAtcttataatagattataaatttaaattaaatgactgttttcaaaatcgcgctcagccgggcattttttctttaacgttccattcgttagattaaatttagggtacgtcaaattttttaagaattgttataactatatcttattaaatatatttttaaaattcatgaaattttatattatgaaagaataaagtagtataatttatacattatttgtccaaatcaataaacttatcatagtttaattgatattgtctttgagcgactatcgggccatgtgttgatcgagtaatggtacatgacaacttttagtgagcgactatgggtacactcaaggaccttatttaaaaaattcaaactaaaATTTCATTCTAATActtgaaacttcaaaaaataattgtaaaaaaacaatttggtttttcattttatttattaattttcattaagtgatttaatctcactccaatgaaaagtgagcgggtatTAGGGGCTAccttatggattttttttaaatttaatttaaaaaatttattattataatgatacaacatataagtataaaataattttttttttatcaatagagAGATGAGTAGATatcatttatcaaataatatttttcacagCCTAAAGTAagttaatgacaaaaaatactaaaaaaaaattattgttttaggTGTCCCATGCAAGAAGTTAATGAGTGTGAGGTAATGCGTGTTTCTATAGACtgccaaaatataaatatttatcttacGCGTTtagttatttaagtttttataattattcctagaattaataaataaattaataattaatttaaaattaagctCAATAATCAAGACCGTTGACGAGactgatatttattaaattactctCGTCGAGTGATACGGTCACGGCCAGTTTTGAGTCCTCATTAATTACAacctgtaattaatttttttttaaataaataaaaaaaaacagcgactgaattttaaattattttaaaagttctaAGACGTGCATATGCATTTAAACGAGCCAATAATGTAagcaaatagaaaaaaaaataatttgaataatttgaacgtgaagagaaaaaatttacagtatttaaataaaatttcttttataaaaataatacaacagTGATTTGGCTTTCACTGATTTAACGAAATCATTGGATTGATGccaaaactttttattatttttttaaacaataaatatttataaagacaagagaaattgttttttgttaCATTCGAAGTACGAATTTTTATATACGCGTtg is part of the Microplitis mediator isolate UGA2020A chromosome 11, iyMicMedi2.1, whole genome shotgun sequence genome and harbors:
- the LOC130677446 gene encoding uncharacterized protein DDB_G0288805 isoform X1; translation: MYLRLGLTYLILFTYITNVTSIRTNGRTLPPRRNNRRAIPSEFLTPPAPPLPLNRPPNAFRHGKLLGSQPPNNESPGYFSRLMGWLNPFGRDLKPPPPQQAPQRPQGNANIQAGFLLPPPLPNTYGSPPVPSAPVPQAPLIPSLPPLPVHPAQVPQYQSPCISRPNHQLPQPPSPPTAHTYLPPLNTFNGRSCDPCNTLPWIPIHQNADAKQAHGESLGNSGYQNVQFPTNLHITPSLEIKQPDFGYGPPPNLQQPPLISQQGQYSSSSTGAIQNPHMYPGAVPPLFKATAFDAHPADSGVNTEVIPYESASDNNQGSNPGPGPGSASGNERQNHGQELSQGQNQEPSAPSGNAQYVDVLPPGAEVSGSDSSAFDSDSNHQISEVSAAASAQIETSDKPTAHKPHVYETASGHIIHVEESPVIDLSQDNSPDITSSSTSLEAPLILQNADGTYGINASWPNGDSSRIVWPETQVNQDAESSATSVEAHSDNSNVSSLLLQALRNNNLNSTDSINSSNSSSNSVNKNYQAEATTESLLKAVIKSYNNFEKEVNALERPRFINPRELNLQESTVTVFSQESQEFNAPRPTDRQSNARKNKVQIIIPYTSDHMPTPFHTHRSSSEEKISRNLGRSVLPTNHNPVDQEFEENIKQEEEKEKEEDVADVNTEEEEEEQQQQEEQEEELNLEEVEDLKELFNDSWTQKKSEGSTVKPTTKANTSIDVMRLQKNIDNWTIQEYSRGTTATTSTPTYSHQLLQSKKIPDEYLTTESSTPVSESREVEKVGNVLAAFNYNDLEHEGSASSRVDFPSVQDDVSSNSLESSESSSISSDISFNSNEDASWEQLPVSISPLSNERVYVVTPQTAVKPVAFNTNTKNNSIEIEKNNTKESISNSTVQFESIEKSYQVLPQAVNNLAVVSTGPATVPLWGIMEHEEYAGFNKTSPKTLILYSGHSKVSHARS
- the LOC130677446 gene encoding uncharacterized protein DDB_G0288805 isoform X2; its protein translation is MYLRLGLTYLILFTYITNVTSIRTNGRTLPPRRNNRRAIPSEFLTPPAPPLPLNRPPNAFRHGKLLGSQPPNNESPGYFSRLMGWLNPFGRDLKPPPPQQAPQRPQGNANIQAGFLLPPPLPNTYGSPPVPSAPVPQAPLIPSLPPLPVHPAQVPQYQSPNHQLPQPPSPPTAHTYLPPLNTFNGRSCDPCNTLPWIPIHQNADAKQAHGESLGNSGYQNVQFPTNLHITPSLEIKQPDFGYGPPPNLQQPPLISQQGQYSSSSTGAIQNPHMYPGAVPPLFKATAFDAHPADSGVNTEVIPYESASDNNQGSNPGPGPGSASGNERQNHGQELSQGQNQEPSAPSGNAQYVDVLPPGAEVSGSDSSAFDSDSNHQISEVSAAASAQIETSDKPTAHKPHVYETASGHIIHVEESPVIDLSQDNSPDITSSSTSLEAPLILQNADGTYGINASWPNGDSSRIVWPETQVNQDAESSATSVEAHSDNSNVSSLLLQALRNNNLNSTDSINSSNSSSNSVNKNYQAEATTESLLKAVIKSYNNFEKEVNALERPRFINPRELNLQESTVTVFSQESQEFNAPRPTDRQSNARKNKVQIIIPYTSDHMPTPFHTHRSSSEEKISRNLGRSVLPTNHNPVDQEFEENIKQEEEKEKEEDVADVNTEEEEEEQQQQEEQEEELNLEEVEDLKELFNDSWTQKKSEGSTVKPTTKANTSIDVMRLQKNIDNWTIQEYSRGTTATTSTPTYSHQLLQSKKIPDEYLTTESSTPVSESREVEKVGNVLAAFNYNDLEHEGSASSRVDFPSVQDDVSSNSLESSESSSISSDISFNSNEDASWEQLPVSISPLSNERVYVVTPQTAVKPVAFNTNTKNNSIEIEKNNTKESISNSTVQFESIEKSYQVLPQAVNNLAVVSTGPATVPLWGIMEHEEYAGFNKTSPKTLILYSGHSKVSHARS